The following proteins are encoded in a genomic region of Elusimicrobiota bacterium:
- the rlmD gene encoding 23S rRNA (uracil(1939)-C(5))-methyltransferase RlmD, translated as MEIVVEKIVYPGRSLGRGGDGIAVFTEGGLPGERLDVKITKNKKTFKEAYIGKIIKSSDIRISSKCPSFGKCGGCSFQHTSYENQLKIKQTYVNELLSPFKTDIHPIVPSPNQWGYRNKMEFSFFDKDGIVSLGLHQKGEFDKYLSIPPCYIADEDFLDLSETITAFANKSKLTVYNKKTHNGFYRHLVLRKAQNSGEILVNIVTNSNNHISESIFYELVQSLKNKITSFYWTINSGVSDAVLSERTILLSGKNEIEERLKIKNRLYSFLISPFSFFQTNTSACEKLYDKVIDCFDPDKKDSVLDLYCGTGTIAIILAPYVSEVLGVDGNEEAIRNASINAEKNKIVNSSFMSMRVEKWIKECDPQKYDSIVVDPPRSGLTQKVISFILTGDFKKIVYVSCNPSTLARDLNLLIEGNKFKIEKIIPVDMFPQTYHVEMVVSLNNSGTRT; from the coding sequence ATGGAAATAGTTGTAGAAAAAATTGTATATCCCGGAAGATCTTTAGGAAGAGGGGGGGATGGTATTGCTGTTTTTACTGAAGGCGGGCTCCCGGGAGAAAGATTGGACGTTAAAATTACAAAAAATAAAAAAACATTTAAAGAAGCATATATTGGAAAAATAATAAAATCTTCGGATATTAGGATTTCGTCTAAATGTCCCTCGTTTGGGAAATGCGGAGGATGCAGTTTCCAGCATACATCTTATGAAAATCAGCTGAAAATAAAACAAACATACGTGAATGAACTTCTTTCGCCTTTTAAAACCGATATTCATCCTATTGTGCCTAGTCCAAATCAGTGGGGGTATAGGAACAAAATGGAATTCAGTTTTTTTGACAAGGATGGAATCGTATCTTTAGGCCTTCATCAAAAGGGTGAATTTGACAAGTATCTGTCTATTCCGCCGTGCTATATAGCGGACGAGGATTTTCTTGATTTATCTGAAACTATTACTGCTTTTGCAAACAAGTCAAAACTTACTGTGTATAACAAAAAAACACATAACGGATTTTACAGGCATTTAGTTTTAAGAAAAGCTCAAAATAGCGGAGAAATTCTTGTAAACATAGTTACAAATTCAAATAATCATATTTCCGAAAGTATTTTTTATGAACTTGTACAGAGTTTGAAAAATAAAATAACCAGTTTCTATTGGACAATTAACTCGGGGGTTTCGGACGCTGTTTTGTCTGAAAGGACTATATTGTTAAGCGGGAAAAATGAAATTGAGGAAAGATTAAAAATTAAAAACCGGTTATATTCATTTTTAATTTCACCGTTTTCTTTTTTCCAGACTAACACATCGGCTTGTGAAAAACTTTACGATAAGGTAATTGATTGTTTTGATCCCGACAAAAAAGATTCTGTTTTAGATCTTTATTGCGGGACAGGCACAATTGCCATTATTCTTGCGCCTTATGTAAGTGAAGTTTTGGGTGTTGACGGAAACGAAGAAGCAATTAGAAATGCAAGTATTAATGCAGAAAAAAATAAAATAGTGAACAGTTCGTTTATGTCAATGCGGGTAGAAAAATGGATAAAGGAATGCGATCCCCAAAAATATGACTCTATCGTTGTTGATCCCCCAAGATCAGGTTTGACGCAAAAAGTTATTTCATTTATATTAACCGGGGATTTTAAAAAAATCGTATATGTTTCATGCAATCCGTCTACTTTAGCAAGAGATCTTAATTTGCTTATTGAAGGGAATAAATTTAAAATAGAAAAAATTATTCCCGTAGATATGTTTCCGCAGACTTACCATGTTGAGATGGTTGTATCTCTTAATAATTCGGGGACACGTACTTAA
- a CDS encoding deoxyribonuclease IV — protein MIRFGVHCSIRNGLKNAIFEAERIGCEAVQIFTRSPRMWKHGFSSQKDIDEFKSLRNVKKIYPLVVHTPYLPNLATSKSKLYKLSLNSLEEDLSFCEKIAADYLVIHPGAYSEGATRENGIKRITNGINKVLNKVKGKTILLLENVAGGGRRIGKDFIEISQMIKGIKNRNRIGVCFDTAHAFGAGYDLSDKECINDILEKFNSIIGLKYMKVIHFNDSMAHLGSQKDRHHHLGKGHIGLEGFKYLIKKVKNEVEAGILETPKDSLRADKRNLSILFRLRKGHTTS, from the coding sequence ATGATTCGTTTTGGAGTTCATTGTTCTATAAGAAACGGCCTGAAAAATGCAATATTTGAGGCAGAGAGAATCGGATGCGAGGCTGTCCAGATTTTCACAAGAAGCCCAAGGATGTGGAAGCACGGTTTTTCTTCCCAAAAAGATATAGATGAATTTAAAAGTTTAAGAAATGTAAAAAAAATCTATCCTTTAGTTGTTCATACCCCGTATTTACCAAATCTTGCAACATCAAAGTCTAAACTATACAAACTTTCACTAAATTCTTTAGAAGAAGATTTATCGTTTTGCGAAAAAATTGCAGCCGATTATTTAGTTATTCATCCTGGAGCATATTCCGAAGGGGCAACTCGTGAAAATGGTATAAAAAGAATAACAAACGGAATAAATAAGGTGCTTAATAAGGTCAAAGGGAAAACAATACTCCTTTTAGAAAATGTTGCCGGCGGAGGAAGGAGAATAGGAAAAGATTTTATTGAAATTTCTCAAATGATCAAAGGAATAAAAAATAGAAATCGTATCGGAGTTTGTTTTGATACAGCACATGCCTTCGGCGCAGGGTATGATTTATCCGATAAGGAATGTATTAATGATATCCTTGAAAAATTTAATTCAATAATCGGACTTAAATATATGAAGGTAATTCATTTCAACGATTCAATGGCGCATTTAGGAAGCCAGAAAGACCGTCATCACCATTTAGGAAAAGGTCATATCGGGCTGGAAGGATTCAAATATTTGATAAAAAAAGTAAAAAATGAAGTTGAGGCGGGGATTTTGGAGACACCAAAGGATTCTTTGAGGGCTGACAAAAGGAACCTGTCAATTCTTTTCAGATTAAGAAAAGGCCATACAACCTCGTAG
- a CDS encoding polysaccharide deacetylase family protein codes for MLTKNSFRTFCLFFSIIFLSIPLNSSENNIFYGKGSAGKKLVALTFDDGPGLYTEPILEILAKYNIKATFFMEASQIEKRPLIARKVLEGGFEIGSHSYSHPNFWKYEKEDKKEILAREIEKAEQTIEKILKFKPVLLRMPYGFVRQWVKDAAREKNYKIISWTFGCDWKKMSKEEMVQQYLKHLMPGAIFLMHDGGGKHETTVESLPEIIEGIQKQGYKIVNISEMFGFERKE; via the coding sequence ATGCTTACAAAAAATTCTTTCCGAACATTTTGTCTTTTCTTTTCAATAATATTTCTTTCAATTCCGTTAAACAGTTCAGAAAATAATATTTTCTACGGAAAAGGATCTGCCGGCAAAAAGCTTGTCGCGTTGACTTTTGATGACGGCCCCGGGCTTTATACAGAACCAATCCTTGAAATCCTTGCAAAGTACAACATAAAAGCGACTTTTTTTATGGAAGCCTCTCAGATAGAAAAACGACCTTTAATAGCTCGTAAAGTATTGGAAGGCGGCTTTGAAATTGGGAGTCATTCTTATAGCCATCCAAACTTTTGGAAATATGAAAAAGAAGATAAAAAAGAAATTCTTGCAAGAGAAATTGAAAAAGCCGAACAAACGATAGAAAAAATTTTAAAATTCAAGCCGGTTTTACTTCGCATGCCGTACGGATTTGTAAGACAATGGGTTAAGGATGCGGCAAGAGAAAAAAATTATAAAATCATCAGCTGGACATTCGGCTGTGACTGGAAAAAAATGTCCAAGGAAGAAATGGTGCAGCAATACCTAAAACACTTAATGCCCGGCGCTATATTTTTAATGCATGACGGGGGCGGTAAACACGAAACTACGGTTGAGTCCTTGCCCGAAATAATTGAAGGAATTCAAAAGCAGGGGTATAAAATAGTCAATATCAGTGAAATGTTTGGATTTGAGAGAAAGGAATAA
- a CDS encoding DJ-1/PfpI family protein, whose translation MKEKKVLFVVAQTNFRDEEYFDPKNILEQAGILTTTASISKGEATSVFGKTIPVEISISDLNPDDYSAVIFVGGAGSKVYFENPTAHKIAQEMLNSGKIVAAICIAPTTIAKAGILKGKKATSFSSAKNDLIASGAIFTGKSVEKDGNIITADGPDSAKEFGKEILKALQGST comes from the coding sequence ATGAAAGAAAAAAAAGTTCTATTTGTTGTTGCCCAAACAAATTTTCGTGATGAAGAGTATTTTGACCCGAAAAACATTCTTGAACAAGCCGGAATACTAACAACTACCGCAAGCATATCCAAGGGAGAAGCAACAAGCGTTTTCGGCAAAACAATTCCAGTTGAAATTTCTATCAGTGATTTAAATCCTGATGATTATTCTGCGGTTATTTTTGTCGGCGGAGCAGGATCTAAAGTCTATTTTGAAAATCCGACGGCTCATAAGATTGCGCAAGAAATGCTGAACAGCGGAAAAATCGTTGCGGCAATATGCATTGCCCCGACTACTATTGCTAAAGCAGGAATTCTAAAAGGCAAAAAAGCGACTTCGTTTTCGTCCGCTAAAAATGATCTTATAGCTTCAGGGGCAATTTTTACGGGTAAATCAGTAGAAAAAGACGGGAATATTATTACTGCGGACGGCCCGGATTCAGCAAAAGAATTCGGAAAAGAAATCCTGAAGGCTTTGCAGGGAAGTACATAA
- a CDS encoding Na/Pi cotransporter family protein, whose amino-acid sequence MNRAKFVFILLTTNILIMSPVFAWQKIKMVSGDKQTGVAGSVLKKDFVVQVLSENDKPVSGVPVIFSIVNEAGESPSEKLSKEESFLSSPVSITDSQGYASNRLNLGRKSKGNIIITAATRDSLGDPAIFTVASRSKMWILILFLGIVGGLGIFLFGMFYLNDALQKISGPNLRNILIKLTKSPWKGIGTGFFVTLFNQSSSATTFLEVSLVSAGVMTFYQSIAVTMGAEIGSTITAQLIAFKISEFSVILAGVGFYISFFSRNKKWKKIGNAVLGFGILFLGMKIMADSMLPVGQNDAFIEIMKKVENPLIGILIGFVFTIIIHSSGATAGIVIAMAIAGVITLNQAIPINLGAQAGTCITALLSSIGRSREGKRVAIWHVIHQMAGLILVYPFLTVIVYKGEPAWIYFVKQFTQNVFLTSDTARQIAMGHTMLSVFNAVIFLPILPLVNKTLLTIFPSAEKEKAFGPIYIDEGLLENPSLALGQAKKEIVREGKISSEMYAESLKVFETLDVNLSETVSLKDFKVDILRNSIVQYLAKIGQNTVLNEEQSLKETQLLYITADFEAIGDIIDKNIMPLARKKIKNELWFSDEGWKDIVELHSRVLKNFEAVIGALDQNDLENAKIISEAKAEINGFSAELRKRHIDRINAGLKESLETSSVHLDLIDQFKRINSYISDISTTLLGRI is encoded by the coding sequence ATGAATAGAGCTAAATTTGTTTTTATTTTGTTAACAACAAATATCCTTATTATGTCTCCTGTTTTTGCCTGGCAGAAAATCAAAATGGTTTCCGGCGACAAACAGACAGGTGTTGCCGGCAGTGTGCTGAAAAAGGATTTTGTTGTTCAGGTGCTTTCTGAAAACGATAAGCCCGTTTCGGGTGTTCCTGTAATTTTTTCTATAGTCAATGAAGCCGGAGAATCTCCTTCCGAGAAACTTTCAAAGGAAGAATCTTTTTTAAGCAGTCCGGTTTCTATTACTGATTCTCAAGGATATGCTTCAAACAGGCTTAATCTGGGCCGAAAGAGCAAAGGAAACATCATTATAACAGCTGCCACAAGAGATTCTCTCGGAGATCCGGCGATATTTACGGTAGCTTCTCGTTCCAAAATGTGGATATTGATTCTGTTCCTAGGGATAGTCGGAGGGCTTGGAATATTTCTTTTTGGAATGTTTTATCTAAACGATGCCCTTCAAAAAATCAGCGGGCCGAATTTAAGGAACATTTTAATTAAACTTACCAAATCGCCCTGGAAAGGGATTGGCACCGGTTTTTTTGTGACATTATTTAATCAATCCAGTTCAGCTACTACGTTTCTTGAGGTGAGCTTGGTTAGCGCCGGAGTAATGACATTTTATCAAAGTATAGCGGTCACTATGGGGGCAGAGATTGGCTCAACAATAACAGCCCAGCTGATTGCCTTTAAAATATCAGAATTTTCCGTTATTTTAGCCGGGGTCGGATTCTATATATCTTTTTTCTCCAGGAATAAGAAATGGAAAAAAATAGGAAATGCAGTTTTGGGATTTGGAATTTTGTTTCTGGGAATGAAGATTATGGCTGACTCAATGCTTCCTGTTGGACAAAATGATGCTTTTATAGAAATTATGAAAAAAGTGGAAAATCCTCTTATCGGAATTTTGATAGGTTTTGTCTTTACGATTATTATACATTCAAGCGGCGCTACTGCAGGTATTGTAATCGCTATGGCAATAGCGGGAGTAATTACGCTTAATCAGGCCATTCCGATTAATTTGGGAGCACAGGCGGGAACTTGCATAACGGCTTTATTAAGTTCTATCGGAAGAAGCCGGGAAGGTAAAAGGGTAGCTATATGGCATGTTATTCATCAGATGGCGGGGTTAATTTTAGTTTATCCTTTTTTAACAGTAATTGTTTATAAAGGAGAACCTGCCTGGATTTATTTCGTAAAACAATTCACTCAAAATGTTTTTCTGACATCTGACACGGCAAGGCAAATTGCTATGGGGCATACTATGCTTTCCGTATTTAATGCTGTTATTTTCCTGCCCATTTTACCGTTGGTAAACAAAACTTTATTGACGATTTTTCCTTCCGCAGAAAAAGAAAAAGCTTTCGGGCCAATTTATATAGATGAAGGGCTTTTGGAAAATCCTTCCTTAGCTCTTGGACAGGCCAAAAAAGAAATAGTCAGAGAAGGAAAAATTTCCAGTGAAATGTACGCGGAATCCTTGAAAGTATTTGAAACGCTGGACGTAAATTTAAGCGAGACAGTTTCTTTGAAGGATTTTAAGGTTGATATACTCAGAAATTCCATTGTGCAATATCTTGCAAAAATAGGGCAGAATACTGTTTTGAATGAAGAACAATCTTTAAAAGAGACACAGCTTCTATATATTACTGCTGATTTTGAAGCAATCGGAGATATTATTGATAAAAATATTATGCCCTTGGCGCGAAAGAAAATAAAGAATGAGCTTTGGTTTTCAGATGAAGGTTGGAAAGACATAGTGGAACTGCATTCAAGAGTTTTAAAAAATTTTGAAGCGGTGATCGGTGCTTTAGATCAGAATGATTTGGAAAATGCAAAGATTATTAGTGAAGCAAAAGCTGAAATTAACGGCTTTTCGGCAGAACTGCGTAAAAGGCATATTGACAGAATAAATGCGGGTTTAAAGGAGTCGCTTGAAACATCCAGCGTCCATCTGGACCTGATTGACCAATTCAAAAGGATAAATTCTTATATTTCAGATATCTCTACGACTCTTTTGGGGAGAATATGA
- the cdd gene encoding cytidine deaminase, giving the protein MKNIYKKLVDAAKNAMKKSYSPYSRFRVGAALMINENKIYTGTNIENASYGLAICAERVAIFKALSEGEKKFKAIAVIPDSKDFCYPCGACLQVMSEFNKDIDIILGNNRAKFKMIKLPQLLPNSFKLNKRKNN; this is encoded by the coding sequence ATGAAAAATATTTATAAGAAATTGGTTGATGCGGCAAAGAACGCAATGAAAAAATCCTATTCGCCGTACTCAAGGTTTAGGGTCGGGGCGGCTTTAATGATCAATGAAAATAAAATATACACCGGAACCAATATTGAAAACGCATCCTATGGGCTGGCCATATGCGCCGAAAGAGTTGCTATTTTTAAAGCTTTGAGCGAGGGCGAAAAAAAATTCAAGGCAATTGCTGTAATCCCAGACTCTAAAGATTTTTGTTATCCGTGCGGGGCTTGCCTGCAAGTAATGTCCGAATTTAACAAAGATATTGACATTATTTTGGGAAACAACAGGGCTAAATTTAAAATGATAAAATTGCCGCAACTATTGCCTAATTCCTTCAAATTAAATAAACGAAAAAATAATTAA
- a CDS encoding PfkB family carbohydrate kinase codes for MSILVVGSVALDSVKTPFGEVKQALGGSGTYFSISASYFTKVNLVAVVGKDFPEQHIKLLQKHKVNTEGLKKVSGKTFRWKGEYTYDLNRAITLDTQLNVFAHFRPEIPRNYRKSEFVFLGNIDPELQLEVLKQVEKPKLVACDTMNFWIERKRKALIKVLKYVDILIINEAEARQLASENNLVKAARIISSFGPKSLVVKRGEYGALFFNHKQIFSAPAYPLEIIFDPTGAGDSFAGGFMGYIAGCKNPSDVNMRRAIVFGSVMASFNVEDFSLNRLKSLNKSQIMKRFQNFKELTHFEVLQ; via the coding sequence GTGAGCATCTTAGTAGTCGGTTCGGTTGCGCTTGATTCAGTAAAAACTCCTTTTGGCGAAGTAAAACAAGCTTTAGGCGGATCAGGAACTTATTTTTCAATTTCAGCTTCTTATTTTACTAAAGTAAATCTAGTGGCCGTTGTCGGAAAAGATTTTCCTGAACAACATATCAAGTTACTTCAAAAGCATAAAGTTAATACGGAAGGCCTTAAAAAAGTTTCAGGCAAAACATTTCGATGGAAAGGAGAATATACTTACGACTTAAACAGGGCAATTACCTTAGATACTCAGCTTAATGTATTTGCTCATTTTAGGCCCGAAATACCCAGAAACTATAGAAAAAGTGAATTTGTTTTTTTGGGAAATATTGATCCCGAGCTTCAGTTAGAGGTTTTAAAACAGGTTGAAAAACCAAAGCTTGTTGCCTGCGATACGATGAATTTCTGGATAGAGCGCAAAAGAAAAGCATTAATAAAAGTTTTAAAATATGTGGATATACTGATTATAAATGAGGCTGAAGCTCGGCAACTCGCATCAGAAAATAATCTCGTAAAAGCAGCGCGTATAATTTCCTCATTCGGACCTAAGTCTCTCGTAGTAAAACGAGGGGAATACGGCGCTCTGTTTTTCAATCACAAACAGATATTTTCTGCTCCTGCCTATCCTCTTGAAATAATTTTTGATCCTACGGGGGCCGGGGATTCTTTTGCCGGCGGTTTTATGGGTTACATTGCGGGCTGCAAAAATCCCAGTGACGTAAATATGAGAAGAGCAATCGTTTTCGGCAGTGTTATGGCTTCGTTTAATGTGGAAGATTTCAGTCTTAACAGGCTAAAATCATTAAATAAATCCCAGATCATGAAAAGATTTCAGAATTTTAAAGAATTGACACATTTTGAAGTTCTGCAATAA
- the mtnP gene encoding S-methyl-5'-thioadenosine phosphorylase: protein MARELGPVKIAVIGGSGLYEIEGTENLEDIKVSTPFGEPSDIIKVGTISGVRCAFLPRHGVGHRILPTEVNSRANIYALKSIGVEQIISISACGSLREDVKPRDLLIPDQIYDRTKSRPSTFFGEGIVGHIAFANPFCNETRDAVHKAVMELGIKHHFGGTYICMEGPQFSTKAESEVNRRMGFSVVGMTALPEAKLAREAEICYVTVGLVTDYDVWKEGEEVTIETVISNLSANVSNSKKLIKYLLPKLAERKRECECSKALKNAIFTNPDKINRKTLGKIKLIVGKYIK from the coding sequence ATGGCGAGGGAATTAGGGCCTGTAAAAATAGCGGTAATTGGTGGAAGCGGTCTTTACGAGATCGAAGGAACAGAAAATCTTGAAGATATAAAAGTCAGTACTCCGTTTGGCGAACCATCAGATATAATCAAAGTGGGAACTATTTCGGGTGTCAGGTGCGCTTTTCTTCCCAGGCACGGCGTCGGACACAGGATATTGCCTACTGAAGTTAATTCCAGGGCCAATATTTACGCTTTAAAATCTATCGGGGTAGAACAGATAATTTCTATATCTGCCTGCGGTTCTTTAAGAGAAGATGTTAAACCGAGAGATCTATTGATCCCGGACCAGATTTATGACAGGACGAAATCCCGCCCTTCAACTTTTTTTGGGGAAGGAATAGTAGGGCATATTGCATTTGCAAATCCTTTCTGCAACGAAACCAGAGATGCCGTTCACAAGGCAGTAATGGAACTGGGGATAAAACATCATTTCGGCGGAACATATATATGCATGGAGGGCCCGCAGTTTTCCACAAAGGCCGAATCAGAAGTAAACCGCAGGATGGGTTTCAGTGTTGTTGGAATGACGGCTCTTCCTGAAGCAAAACTCGCCCGCGAAGCTGAGATATGTTATGTAACGGTTGGCCTAGTAACCGATTATGATGTCTGGAAAGAAGGGGAAGAGGTAACAATAGAAACAGTAATCAGTAATTTATCAGCCAATGTTTCTAACAGCAAAAAACTCATAAAATATCTTTTACCTAAATTAGCGGAAAGAAAAAGGGAATGTGAGTGTTCAAAAGCGCTTAAAAACGCAATTTTTACAAATCCCGATAAGATAAACAGAAAAACTTTGGGAAAAATAAAATTGATTGTCGGGAAATACATTAAATGA
- the recJ gene encoding single-stranded-DNA-specific exonuclease RecJ, protein MNNLNWILQSPNNNIVGEISHTLNISLACAKILANRGIKSVDEAKIFLFPEIENLNNPFLLPDMDKAVSRIRTAIDKKEKILVYGDSDVDGVTSVYILYTTIKSLGGDVYWYIPKDEGYGLKKEIIEEYAKENTGLIITVDCGISSFDEISYAKNLKVDTIVCDHHEVHPSGIPNAYAVIDPKRADSKYPFPGLAGCSVSFKLSEAVMYSFGKYYNKDLIFIDADHEKISLIKSRNHTITERLIEKIGLPLFRNEAFKKALGFIGSGLIVACDADKEKELIKNIFGVMFENEFVELKELEEKYLNSRSGSLDSISESLKIVLKGNDEFNKPRLKYEIFLRLDRLDDLRMKYFRENYLDVMALGTIADLVPLIDENRTIVKHGLRNILHSKKKGIQALIEKCARKTEEHISAKSVSWDITPVLNAAGRMGKAYLSLELLLADSDQKAKKLLDEILKLNSERKNLQAENSERLMESLLNQCNPDEDAILIVKEENLGQGILGLIASLIVQKYGKPAVVILVNKEESVGSCRSIPGFDIVSALGKLSDILIRYGGHSQAAGFSVKTEKIDEFTSGFRKVVKESLEKNVLPQLAIDSELEPENISFNFLDELSCLEPFGAGNPHPVFSISDMNISEHSKVGSNGNHLKLKMGNKKMSQIDAIGWNLGHLTQELNKFGIIDIAFNLEINNWQDKKKLQMKILDIKPSVTV, encoded by the coding sequence ATGAATAACTTAAACTGGATATTGCAGTCTCCTAATAATAATATTGTTGGCGAAATTTCTCATACGCTTAATATTTCATTGGCTTGCGCAAAGATCTTGGCAAATAGAGGGATTAAATCGGTAGATGAAGCAAAAATATTTCTTTTTCCTGAAATAGAAAATCTCAATAATCCGTTTCTTTTGCCTGATATGGATAAAGCGGTTTCAAGGATAAGGACTGCTATAGACAAAAAAGAGAAAATTCTGGTTTACGGTGACAGCGATGTGGACGGGGTTACGTCTGTCTACATACTTTATACGACTATCAAGTCTTTAGGCGGGGATGTATATTGGTATATTCCCAAAGACGAAGGTTACGGTCTTAAAAAAGAAATAATTGAAGAATATGCAAAAGAAAATACCGGTCTAATTATTACCGTTGACTGCGGCATATCTTCTTTTGATGAAATTTCTTATGCCAAAAATTTGAAAGTTGATACGATTGTCTGCGATCATCATGAAGTCCATCCTTCCGGCATTCCGAATGCTTATGCGGTAATAGATCCCAAAAGAGCGGATTCCAAATATCCTTTTCCCGGGCTTGCGGGATGTTCAGTTTCCTTTAAACTTTCCGAGGCGGTAATGTATTCTTTCGGGAAATATTACAATAAGGATCTTATCTTTATCGATGCAGATCACGAAAAGATATCTTTAATAAAATCAAGAAACCACACAATCACTGAAAGGCTTATTGAAAAAATCGGACTTCCTTTATTCAGGAATGAAGCATTTAAAAAGGCATTAGGATTCATCGGCTCAGGTTTGATAGTTGCATGTGATGCGGATAAAGAAAAAGAATTAATAAAAAATATTTTTGGCGTAATGTTTGAAAATGAATTCGTCGAATTAAAGGAGCTAGAAGAAAAATATTTGAATAGCAGATCCGGATCACTAGATAGTATTTCAGAATCGTTAAAAATAGTTTTAAAGGGAAACGACGAATTTAATAAGCCAAGATTAAAATATGAAATATTCTTAAGATTGGACCGGCTTGATGATTTAAGGATGAAATATTTCAGGGAAAATTATCTGGATGTCATGGCTTTAGGCACTATTGCAGACCTAGTGCCTCTTATTGATGAAAATAGGACCATTGTAAAGCACGGATTAAGGAACATTTTGCATTCAAAGAAAAAGGGTATTCAGGCATTAATAGAAAAATGCGCCAGAAAGACCGAAGAACATATTTCCGCAAAATCGGTTTCCTGGGACATAACTCCAGTGCTGAATGCTGCCGGCAGGATGGGAAAAGCTTATCTTTCTTTAGAGCTGCTTTTAGCGGATAGCGATCAAAAAGCTAAAAAATTGCTTGATGAAATATTGAAGCTGAATTCTGAAAGAAAAAATCTTCAGGCAGAAAATTCAGAAAGATTAATGGAATCTTTGCTTAATCAATGCAATCCGGATGAGGATGCTATCTTAATAGTCAAAGAAGAAAATCTTGGGCAGGGTATTCTCGGTTTGATCGCATCGCTAATAGTGCAAAAATACGGAAAACCTGCAGTTGTAATACTGGTTAACAAAGAAGAATCGGTGGGTTCCTGCCGTTCAATTCCAGGATTTGACATTGTCTCTGCTCTGGGCAAGTTGTCGGATATCCTTATAAGATACGGCGGCCATAGCCAAGCAGCGGGATTTAGCGTTAAAACAGAAAAAATAGATGAGTTTACCAGCGGCTTTAGAAAGGTAGTCAAAGAAAGTTTAGAGAAAAATGTATTGCCTCAGCTTGCAATTGATTCTGAACTTGAACCGGAAAATATCAGTTTTAATTTTTTGGACGAATTATCCTGTCTGGAACCATTCGGTGCCGGCAATCCTCATCCCGTTTTCAGCATATCGGATATGAATATATCCGAGCATTCAAAAGTCGGCAGTAACGGAAACCACCTAAAACTTAAAATGGGCAACAAAAAAATGTCTCAGATAGACGCTATCGGATGGAATCTCGGGCATTTAACGCAGGAGCTTAACAAGTTCGGTATTATTGATATTGCTTTTAATCTTGAAATAAATAACTGGCAGGACAAAAAAAAGCTGCAGATGAAAATATTAGATATTAAACCAAGCGTCACCGTATAA